The genomic interval CCGACACATTTTCATGTGCACCGGCCCCCGTTGTACCGAAGACGGCGTGCGTGCCGAAGCCATGTTCGGGATTCTTGGCGCGGCCATCGATGCGCGCCCAGAATTGCGTGTCAAGCGTACGCGCACGCATTGCATGGTCGCCTGCAAAAATCAAGGTCCGCTGGCGCTGGTGTATCCCGAGGGCATTTGGTATCGCTGCGAAGATGCGGATGCGATCGAACGCATCGTCACCGAACATCTGGAACATGGGCGTGAAGTTACGGATTTGGTTTTCCACCGGCTGGGCAGCGGCGATGTCGCCCCAGAGGAAGAAACCAATGTCTGATCAGCACACAAAGAAAACGCAACAATCGGCAATAGCACTGTTGACCCATACCGCCAATGATCTGACCGTGCTGCACAACGCGATCAGTCAATTGCCGGAGGATTTTGCAGCGGTCACCGGCATCAATCTGCAAACGCTGGAAAACGACCGTCAGATTGCGGCATTACTAAGCGGCGATCTGGCAACCACCCGCATCATTATTCTGCGTGTGTTGGGGCGATTAGGTAACGTACCGGGCTTTAGCGAACTGCTGCGCCATGCGCGTGAGCAGGGCATCTCGTTGATCGCCATCAGCGGCACCGGCGAACCGGACCCGGAACTGGCCGCAGTATCGACGGTATCCTCCGCCGTAGCCGAGCAAGTCTTGGCCTATTTTCATGCAGGCGGCAGCGTCAATCTGGCGCAATTGCTGCGTTATTTATCCGATCATTTAATGCTGACCGGATTTGGCTATTTGCCCGCGCAACCATTACCGCAGCACGGCATTTATCATCCCGATCTGGCGCAAGGCGCAACCACCGCCGATTGGCTGGCAGAGCATGCCGCGCAGAACAAAGCCGCACGTCCTGGCGTCGGCATCGTCTTTTATCGTGCCCATTGGATGAGCGGCAATACCCGTTTTATAGACGCAGTGATCGACGCGTTAGAGCAGCGCGGCATGAATGTTTTGCCGGTCTTCACTGCGTCCCTGCGAGCAGGGGCTGACGCCAACAATACGCTGCCAACAGCGCTGCGCTATTTTACGGATAACAATAACGTCGTGATCGACGTCATGATCAATACCACCGCCTTCGCCATGGGTGAAATCACGCCCGGCGGCCCAACGCCCGCTGGCTGGTCGGTGTCCGTACTGGAACAATTAAATGTGCCGGTCTTGCAAGCCATCACTAGCGGCATGACGCAAGATCAATGGCAGCAATCAGCACGCGGCATGAACCCGCTGGACGCGGCCATGGACGTGGTATTGCCAGAGTTCGACGGTCGCATCATCACGGTGCCAGTCTCGTTCAAAACCAAAGCCGCCAACGCTACCGCCGGGATGATGGAATACGCCCCGGTCGCGGATCGGGTGGCCCGCGTCGCCGGATTGGCGCAACGTTTTGCCCGTCTGAAACATACCCCAAACGCCAAAAAACGCGTGGCGTTTATCTTTACCAATGCCAACAGTAAAGCCGCACAAATCGGCAATGCGGTCGGTCTGGATGCACCGGAATCGTTGATGACGATTCTGCAAGCGATGCAAGCCAGAGGCTACAAAACCGGCGACTTGCCCGCCACCGGCACCGCACTGATTCATGACCTGATCGACCGCTGCGCCTATGACAATACTTATCTCACTGTAGAACAGTTACGCAACGCGGTCGGTCGCGTACCCGCTGCGCAATATGCAGAATGGCTGGCAGAGTTGCCGCCGCCGATGCAAGCCAGCATGGTTGCCCAATGGGGCGCTGCGCCCGGTGCGGCGTATGTTCACAACGATCACATTACGCTAGCAGGGATAGAGTTGGGCAATACCTTTGTCGCCCTGCAACCGCCGCGTGGCTATGGCATGGACCCGGACGCGATTTATCATCAACCCGATCTGCCGCCAACGCATCACTATTACGCGCTGTATCGCTGGCTGCGTGATAGCTGGCAAGCCGACGCCATCGTTCACGTCGGCAAGCACGGCACGCTGGAATGGTTGCCCGGCAAAGGCGTCGGCCTGTCTGAAAACTGCTTCCCCGATGCGCTGCTGGCGGATATGCCTCTGTTTTATCCATTCATCATTAACGATCCGGGCGAGGGCGCACAAGCCAAACGCCGCGCGCATGCGGTAGTTGTCGATCATCTGACGCCGCCGATGACCACCGCCGATACCTATGGCGCGTTGGCGCAATTGACGCAATTAGTCGATGAATATTATCAAGTTGAAGTGCTGGACCCCAGCAAGCTGCCGTTGCTGCAACAGCAAATCTGGGAACTAGTAAAACAGACCAATCTCGATACGGATTTGCAGGCCCGATTACTGCATCACGATCACGACCATGATCACGACCATGATCATGAGCACGGTCACCAGCATGGCCACGCGGCGCACAATCATCACGACCATGACCATGACCATGACCACCACGACCACACCCACGAAGAAGGTTTGCCCGCCGCGCTCAGCACGCTGGATGGTGCTGGTGTCGCGCATCTGATTGAGGATTTAGATGGTTATCTGTGCGAACTCGGCGCAGCGCAAATCCGCGACGGCTTGCACATTCTGGGCCAACGTCCTGCCGATCATCAATTGGTAGATATGCTGGTCTCGCTGGTGCGTCTTCCGAATCAGGAAATACCTGGTTTGCAAGAAGAAGTCGCGAAACTGTTTGGCCTCAACATGGACATGCTGCTGGATAACAAAGGCCGCCGCCTGAATGCCGACCCCGCATTGGCACGTCTGGCGCAATGCGCGATTGTTACCCGCGCCGATGCGCTGGATGCGATCGATGTTCTGTGTCGACAATTGTTTGCGGCGCTACAAGAAAAAAGTTTTGCGACTGCTGCGATTGATGCGGTAATAGCAGAATTATTTGGTGACATTGGCAGCGGCGTTGCCGTCAATCAGCCGTTGCTACAGCCCACGCTAATGACCACAGCACGCCCTCTAAGCGTGTTATCGCAAGTCAAAAAATTCAACGTAAAAAGCAGCGCAATAAAACCGGTTGCAGCGGTGGTTGCAGTAACGAAATTGCCATCCTCCTCCTCAACGGAGCGCTTCACCACTTTACGTCGGATACTCGATTTCGCCTGCACCAATTTAGTCCCGAATCTGGCCCGCGCCACGGATGAAATCGATAATCTGCTGAACGGTCTTGACGGCGGTTATATTCCCGCCGGTCCAAGCGGCTCACCAACTCGTGGCATGGCGCACATACTGCCGACCGGACGCAATTTTTATTCGGTCGATCCGCGCAGCGTGCCATCGCAATCGGCATGGCGCGTCGGGCAGCAACTTGCCAACGAAGTATTGACCAGACACCTGCGCGAAACCGGCGTCTATCCCGAAAGCGTCGCGATCAGTATTTGGGGCACCGCCGCCATGCGCACCCATGGCGACGATGTGGCGCAGATTCTGGCGCTGCTAGGTGTGCGCCCGGTATGGCGACCAGAAAACCGCCAGTTAATCGGCGTTGAAGTGATCCCCCTAGCGGAACTCAAACGTCCGCGTATCGACGTCACGACCCGTATCAGCGGTTTTTTCCGTGATGCATTTCCGCAATTGATTGAATTGATAGACGATGCCGTCAACGCGGTATTGATATTGGATGAGCCGCCAGATCAAAATTTTGTCCGCAAACATTACCTAAGCGAGTTAGACGATTGGCTAGGCAAAGGCATGGAAAATGCAGAAGCCAAACGCCGCGCCGCCTATCGCATTTTTGGGGCCAAGCCCGGTAGTTATGGCGCAGGCATTTTGCCGCTGATTCAAGAAAAAAACTGGCAAGCAGATGCCGATTTCGCCGAAGCCTACGTCAATTGGGGCGGCTATGCCTATGGCCGCGACGTGCAAGGGATCGATGAACGCGCTGCATTTCGGGTGCGTTTATCTGGCGTACAAGTCGCCTTGCACAATCAAGACAACCGTGAACACGACATTTTCGACAGCGACGATTACCTGCAATTTCATGGTGGCATGATCGCCACCATCCGCGCGTTGACCGGCACGCAGCCCAAGCATTATTTTGGTGATAGCCACGATCCGGCACGGGCGCAAGTCCGCGATTTAAAAGAAGAAACGCTACGTGTATTCCGTTCACGCGTGGTCAATCCAAAATGGCTGGCCAGCATCCAAAAACATGGCTATAAAGGCGGTCTGGAATTGACCGCTACGGTCGATTATCTGTTCGGTTACGATGCCACAGCGCAGGTCATGGATGACTGGATGTATGAGCAAGTCGCCAGTACGTACGCCTTCGATCAGACCATGCAGCAATTTTTGCAAGAAGCTAATCCGTGGGCGCAAAATGCCATCGCAGAACGCCTGCTGGAAGCCGCCAGCCGCGGCATGTGGACCGCACCGAAACCGGAAACGCTAGAAGCCTTGCGCGCGCTATTTTTGCATAGCGAAACTCTGCTGGAAGCCCGTGGCGAAACGCCGCGTGCCGCTTAATATGGATCATCAAATGTCGCAAACGGTTATCCCAAATTTCCCTTTTTCAGCCATTGTCGATCAGCCGCAATTGAAGACCGCATTGCTGTTGTGCGCGATAGATCCGACCCTCGGCGGCGTGTTAATTCGCGGTGACAAAGGCACCGCCAAAAGTACCGCCGCACGCGCCTTGCCAGCGATTTTGCCGACCATTCAGCGGATCGCAGGATGCGCCTTCAATTGCCGTCCCGATCAGCCTTGCGGGTTATGCGATGCCTGCGCCGATCCTGCGCGGACCGTGATTGCGGCCAGCGTGCCTTTTGTGACGTTACCGCTGGGCGCGACAGAGGATCGAGTGCTCGGCACGCTGGATTTGCAACGTGCATTAAAGGGCGAAGCGCGGACGTTTCAACCCGGCTTACTAGCTTCTGCGCATCGCGGTATTTTGTATATCGATGAAGTCAATCTGTTAGCCGATCATCTGGTGGATAGTTTGCTGGATGTCGCCGCGATGGGCGTCAATTCAGTTCAGCGCGAAGGCTTATCGGTCGCGCATCCGGCACGCTTGACGCTGATCGGCACGATGAATTTGGAAGAAGGCGATTTGCGCCCGCAATTACTGGATCGTTTTGGTTTAATGGTAGAAGTCACCGCGCCGCGTGACAAAACTGTGCGCGCAGAAGTGGTTCGGAGACGGATAAAATTTGAAGCCGACCCAAGCGCCTATGCGACGCTATGGCAAGTGCAGCAAACGGCTTTGCGTGCGCAATTAAGTGCGGCGCAATCGCTGTTGCCGACGGTGGCGCTGGATGATGCTTTGCTGGATTTGATCAGCCATTTATGTTGCGAATTTGAAGTCGCCAGTTTGCGTGCGGATATCGTGATGCACAAGGCTGCGCGCGCATTGGCGGCGTTAGACGGACGTGCTAGCGTCACGCCTGCCGACGTAAAGTGCGCCGCGCAATTGGTATTACCGCATCGACGTCGTCGCAAGCCGTTTGAGCAGCCGGGTGTAGATCAGGATAAGTTGGATGCGTTGATGGAGCAGGCGGCTTCGCCACCGCCGTCTACACCGGCAGAGAATTCTTCCGATAGTGAAACATCGGAAGAAGCTTCGGAAAACAATGCTGATGCATCAGAAAACGCCTCTGAGAATGCATCTGAAAGCGCAAACAACGCCAACGATCAGCATCAGGTATTTTCGATTGCCGCGGCGGCGAATGCACGGCATATTTCGGTGGCAAACATCAATGCTCACGGGGCTAATATGGTGGCTGGCCGCCGTAGCGATGCAAAAGACGCGGCGCGTGGAAGGATGGTCCGCAGTGTGCCAGATCCACGTCCGGCTAGTCTGGCGATTGGTGCGACGTTACGCAGCGCTGCGATACGCGACCCAGGTAATTTTCAAGTTACCAACGCAGATTTACACGCACAAATTCGGGTGGGGAAGACGGCGAATTTAATTTTATTTGTTGTCGATGCATCGGGGTCGATGGCTGCGCAGCGGCGGATGGAAGCGGTTAAGGGGGCAGTGTTGTCTTTATTGACAGACGCCTATCAGCGACGCGATGAAGTGGCGGTGATTGCGTTTCGCGGTGAGTCGGCAGAGTTGATGTTGGCCCCTACCCGGGGGGTGGATTTGGCTGAGCAGAGTTTGCGGGAATTGCCGACTGGTGGGCGGACGCCTTTGCCGCATGCGTTGCAATTGGCGTGGGAGGTTTTGCAGCGGCACGCGCAACAGGGGGCGGGGTCGGTGCCTTTGATGGTGATTCTTAGTGATGGCAAGGCTAATGTTGCGTTGGCTGCTGGTGGGGATGCCTGGCGGGAGACGTTGGATATAGCAGGGGTTTTGGCCGGGACGCCGGCCCTTGTATTGGATACCGAGGATGGGTATTTGAGGCTAGGGCGGGCTGGGTTGCTGGCTGAGGTTTTGGGGGCGGAATGTTTGAGTTTGGAGGAGCTTAGTGGGGAGGGGTTGGAGGTAGTTATTCGGGCTCGATTACGGTGATTGAATGGGTTTTGGTAATTGAAACGCTTGGCTCTCCATGGTTAGTTCGCCGGGCTACCCTCGACAAAGCCTCTACAGAGAAAATCCTGTTTCAATTACCACCAAACTAAACGCAACTGAACACAACGAAACACCAAATTGAAAGCAACTTTATGATTATCTGTATCGGCGCCGGACCCGGCGATATTGGCTACCTAACCCAACGCGGCGCAGAACTAATCCGCGACGCCGACCTAGTCGCCGGCTTCGACGCAGTAGTCAACGTCGTCCAATCCATCATCCCAACAACCGCAGAAGTAGTTCTCATGAACTACCGCGATCAGGTAGCCCAACTAGACCACGTAGCCGCAGCCCACCACGCCGGCAAGCGCTGCGTCGTCGTCTTCATGGGCGACATCCACTTCAGCGGATTCCAATATCTGGAACGCGTAGAACGCGCCTGCGGTCACCCGGTAGAAACGTTACCCGGCATATCGTCCGCCCAAATATTAGCCTCACGCGCCAAGGTCTGCTTCGACGAAACCACCTTCATCACCTTCCACCGCAGAGGCGACCTGACGCCCTTCAAACGCCACCTCGTCAACGTACTAAACGACGCCCGCAACGCCATAGTAATCCCCTGCCCATGGGATGCGGCACGCTCCTTCATGCCCCCCCACATCGCAACCTATCTGCTAGAACAAGGCGTCAACCCCAATCACCCCACCGAAGTCTGGGAAAACCTCACTCGCGCCGAAGCCGAATGGCACGGCACCCTAGCCGATTGCGCGCACAAAACCTTCAGCGACATGAGCATTATGCTAATCCGCACACTCGCCCCAATGGACAGCCAGATCGAACCCGCACCAAACGCACAATGACTCCGCTCACTCCAACAACCCCAATCCCAGAGTTTGGCATAGTCATTGCCGGACACGGCAGTCGCGACCCCGACGCCGTAAAGGAATTCGAAGCGCTAGTCGCGCTAATCCGCACCCGCGCACCACACCACCCGATCACCCACGGCTATCTCGAATTTTCCAGCCCCACGATCAGTGAAGCGGTTAGCGCAAATCTCGCTACCGGCGTGAAGCAAATAGCCGTCGTTCCCGCCGTATTATTAGCCGCCCGCCACGCCAAAAATGATATGCCCGCAGAGGTTCTCGCAATGGCTCGCGACTATCCCGGGATCGATTTTCACTTCGGCACACCGCTAAATTTACATCCGCAATTATTACAACTGGCCCAAGAACGCATCATCGCCGCCGAAGCGACCTCACCACAAACAATTCGCCGCGACGATACCTGTCTGGTGCTCGTCGGCCGCGGCACCACCGACCCCGACGCCAACGGCGAAGTCGCCAAACTTGCCCGCATGTTGGAGGAGGGAATGGGCTTCGGCAGCGCCGTCGTCTGCTATTCCGGCACAGCCAAACCGCTAGTCGCAGATGGGCTGCGTGCCGCCGCGCAATTGGGCTTTGCAAGACTGATCGTATTGCCATTTTTTCTGTTCGATGGCGTACTGGTAAAACGTATTTACGCCGCCGCCGATGACGCAC from Glaciimonas sp. PCH181 carries:
- a CDS encoding ferredoxin, translated to MRTHNRHIFMCTGPRCTEDGVRAEAMFGILGAAIDARPELRVKRTRTHCMVACKNQGPLALVYPEGIWYRCEDADAIERIVTEHLEHGREVTDLVFHRLGSGDVAPEEETNV
- a CDS encoding cobaltochelatase subunit CobN; translation: MSDQHTKKTQQSAIALLTHTANDLTVLHNAISQLPEDFAAVTGINLQTLENDRQIAALLSGDLATTRIIILRVLGRLGNVPGFSELLRHAREQGISLIAISGTGEPDPELAAVSTVSSAVAEQVLAYFHAGGSVNLAQLLRYLSDHLMLTGFGYLPAQPLPQHGIYHPDLAQGATTADWLAEHAAQNKAARPGVGIVFYRAHWMSGNTRFIDAVIDALEQRGMNVLPVFTASLRAGADANNTLPTALRYFTDNNNVVIDVMINTTAFAMGEITPGGPTPAGWSVSVLEQLNVPVLQAITSGMTQDQWQQSARGMNPLDAAMDVVLPEFDGRIITVPVSFKTKAANATAGMMEYAPVADRVARVAGLAQRFARLKHTPNAKKRVAFIFTNANSKAAQIGNAVGLDAPESLMTILQAMQARGYKTGDLPATGTALIHDLIDRCAYDNTYLTVEQLRNAVGRVPAAQYAEWLAELPPPMQASMVAQWGAAPGAAYVHNDHITLAGIELGNTFVALQPPRGYGMDPDAIYHQPDLPPTHHYYALYRWLRDSWQADAIVHVGKHGTLEWLPGKGVGLSENCFPDALLADMPLFYPFIINDPGEGAQAKRRAHAVVVDHLTPPMTTADTYGALAQLTQLVDEYYQVEVLDPSKLPLLQQQIWELVKQTNLDTDLQARLLHHDHDHDHDHDHEHGHQHGHAAHNHHDHDHDHDHHDHTHEEGLPAALSTLDGAGVAHLIEDLDGYLCELGAAQIRDGLHILGQRPADHQLVDMLVSLVRLPNQEIPGLQEEVAKLFGLNMDMLLDNKGRRLNADPALARLAQCAIVTRADALDAIDVLCRQLFAALQEKSFATAAIDAVIAELFGDIGSGVAVNQPLLQPTLMTTARPLSVLSQVKKFNVKSSAIKPVAAVVAVTKLPSSSSTERFTTLRRILDFACTNLVPNLARATDEIDNLLNGLDGGYIPAGPSGSPTRGMAHILPTGRNFYSVDPRSVPSQSAWRVGQQLANEVLTRHLRETGVYPESVAISIWGTAAMRTHGDDVAQILALLGVRPVWRPENRQLIGVEVIPLAELKRPRIDVTTRISGFFRDAFPQLIELIDDAVNAVLILDEPPDQNFVRKHYLSELDDWLGKGMENAEAKRRAAYRIFGAKPGSYGAGILPLIQEKNWQADADFAEAYVNWGGYAYGRDVQGIDERAAFRVRLSGVQVALHNQDNREHDIFDSDDYLQFHGGMIATIRALTGTQPKHYFGDSHDPARAQVRDLKEETLRVFRSRVVNPKWLASIQKHGYKGGLELTATVDYLFGYDATAQVMDDWMYEQVASTYAFDQTMQQFLQEANPWAQNAIAERLLEAASRGMWTAPKPETLEALRALFLHSETLLEARGETPRAA
- a CDS encoding putative cobaltochelatase; its protein translation is MSQTVIPNFPFSAIVDQPQLKTALLLCAIDPTLGGVLIRGDKGTAKSTAARALPAILPTIQRIAGCAFNCRPDQPCGLCDACADPARTVIAASVPFVTLPLGATEDRVLGTLDLQRALKGEARTFQPGLLASAHRGILYIDEVNLLADHLVDSLLDVAAMGVNSVQREGLSVAHPARLTLIGTMNLEEGDLRPQLLDRFGLMVEVTAPRDKTVRAEVVRRRIKFEADPSAYATLWQVQQTALRAQLSAAQSLLPTVALDDALLDLISHLCCEFEVASLRADIVMHKAARALAALDGRASVTPADVKCAAQLVLPHRRRRKPFEQPGVDQDKLDALMEQAASPPPSTPAENSSDSETSEEASENNADASENASENASESANNANDQHQVFSIAAAANARHISVANINAHGANMVAGRRSDAKDAARGRMVRSVPDPRPASLAIGATLRSAAIRDPGNFQVTNADLHAQIRVGKTANLILFVVDASGSMAAQRRMEAVKGAVLSLLTDAYQRRDEVAVIAFRGESAELMLAPTRGVDLAEQSLRELPTGGRTPLPHALQLAWEVLQRHAQQGAGSVPLMVILSDGKANVALAAGGDAWRETLDIAGVLAGTPALVLDTEDGYLRLGRAGLLAEVLGAECLSLEELSGEGLEVVIRARLR
- a CDS encoding cobalt-precorrin-7 (C(5))-methyltransferase, with translation MIICIGAGPGDIGYLTQRGAELIRDADLVAGFDAVVNVVQSIIPTTAEVVLMNYRDQVAQLDHVAAAHHAGKRCVVVFMGDIHFSGFQYLERVERACGHPVETLPGISSAQILASRAKVCFDETTFITFHRRGDLTPFKRHLVNVLNDARNAIVIPCPWDAARSFMPPHIATYLLEQGVNPNHPTEVWENLTRAEAEWHGTLADCAHKTFSDMSIMLIRTLAPMDSQIEPAPNAQ